In bacterium, the following proteins share a genomic window:
- a CDS encoding GGDEF domain-containing protein: MDTSLPGLRRLLAVDLPLDAVGPDQRDAVRRALRAGDEPRLRAVARAVVGELLRSGRLLRVAVEAGAGGPAGPFVLVPGSTRLIDLGCLGSDRSWTGSSTPGPSLPTPEHAPDLGDVAGLLGAMEFAQDLEVADLRTADKASILAGVLRLVGRFVPQFDLHLQLPAGEAAPDDAEHVFALDAAQLKSGWNALRPAGHSVWIPSPSELPEIIRQRHEHRRGAPADCGVAVPLWEPLRTGDPAEALAEAGLLYLTASGDWGREPLLRLAERLSRFVTRRWQSQREVNLRIHKDGLTGVFNRAYFDSQFPLELERARRSQGPLTLVLADLDHFKSVNDRYGHPAGDRVLKMMARRLQDALRRIDHVCRVGGEEFALILTDTPAEAAHEVVGRLLDAEYTETVDDEGHGRPLRVTFSAGAVTFPGAGLDPFELYRKADAMLYLSKDLGRDQCHFWDSEGQHLRLVPRPS; encoded by the coding sequence ATGGATACCAGCCTGCCCGGCCTGCGGCGCCTGCTCGCCGTTGACCTGCCCCTCGACGCCGTGGGACCCGACCAGCGGGACGCGGTGCGCCGCGCTTTGCGCGCCGGCGACGAGCCCCGGTTGCGTGCCGTGGCCCGCGCCGTGGTGGGGGAACTGCTGCGCAGCGGCCGGTTGCTGAGGGTGGCCGTCGAGGCCGGCGCCGGCGGCCCGGCCGGGCCTTTCGTGCTGGTTCCCGGGTCCACGCGCCTGATCGACCTCGGTTGCCTGGGCAGCGACCGGAGCTGGACGGGCAGTTCCACGCCGGGTCCGTCGCTGCCGACGCCGGAACATGCGCCCGACCTGGGTGACGTCGCGGGCCTGCTCGGGGCCATGGAATTCGCCCAGGACCTGGAAGTCGCCGACCTGCGCACCGCCGACAAGGCGAGCATCCTCGCGGGCGTCCTGCGCCTGGTCGGTCGTTTCGTGCCGCAGTTCGACCTGCACCTGCAGCTTCCCGCCGGGGAGGCCGCTCCCGACGATGCCGAGCACGTCTTCGCCCTCGACGCCGCGCAACTCAAGTCCGGCTGGAATGCCCTGCGGCCCGCCGGCCACTCGGTCTGGATCCCGTCGCCGTCCGAATTGCCGGAGATCATTCGCCAGCGCCACGAGCACCGCCGCGGCGCGCCCGCCGATTGCGGCGTCGCCGTGCCGCTCTGGGAGCCGCTGCGCACGGGCGATCCCGCCGAAGCCCTCGCCGAGGCCGGACTCCTGTACCTCACCGCCAGCGGCGACTGGGGCCGCGAGCCCCTGCTGCGGCTGGCCGAGAGGCTGTCGCGGTTTGTCACCCGGCGTTGGCAGAGCCAGCGTGAAGTCAACCTGCGCATCCACAAGGACGGGCTCACCGGCGTCTTCAACCGCGCCTATTTCGACAGCCAGTTCCCGCTCGAACTCGAACGCGCGCGCCGTTCGCAGGGCCCGCTCACGCTGGTCCTCGCCGACCTCGACCACTTCAAGTCCGTCAACGACCGCTACGGCCATCCGGCCGGCGATCGCGTGCTGAAGATGATGGCCCGCCGCCTGCAGGATGCGCTGCGCCGCATCGACCATGTCTGCCGCGTGGGCGGCGAGGAGTTCGCGCTGATCCTGACCGACACGCCGGCCGAAGCCGCGCATGAGGTCGTCGGCCGACTGCTCGACGCCGAATACACCGAGACCGTCGATGACGAAGGCCACGGCCGCCCGCTGCGGGTGACCTTCTCGGCGGGCGCCGTCACGTTCCCCGGCGCCGGGCTCGACCCGTTCGAGCTCTATCGCAAGGCGGACGCGATGCTCTACCTCTCCAAGGACCTCGGCCGCGACCAATGCCATTTCTGGGACAGCGAAGGCCAACACCTGCGCCTGGTGCCCCGACCCAGCTGA
- a CDS encoding phosphoribosylaminoimidazolesuccinocarboxamide synthase — protein sequence MPALRSTRDLGLRPDHEGKVRDIFDLGDELLVVATDRVSAFDVIMNDLVPGRGVVLNVMSLGWFKRFGDVVPNHVVTADPHRFPAPFDTHAAALGGRSMLVRKADRFPVECVVRGYLAGSGFKSYRATGAICGQPLPAGLKLADRLPHPLFTPTTKADEGHDLDMTFAEVEDAVGAVQAKALRDLTLRLYGEGADFARGRGVVLADTKFEFGLIDGRVALIDEVMTPDSSRFWPAGEVVPGQEPPSWDKQILRNHLETLTWDKAPPPPPLPQDVLARTAQRYREVLEILFPEEAAAWQAYL from the coding sequence ATGCCTGCCCTGCGCAGCACGCGCGACCTGGGCCTGCGGCCCGATCACGAGGGGAAGGTGCGCGACATCTTCGACCTCGGTGACGAGTTGCTGGTCGTCGCCACCGACCGCGTCTCCGCCTTCGACGTCATCATGAACGATCTCGTGCCGGGTCGCGGCGTCGTGCTCAACGTCATGAGCCTCGGCTGGTTCAAGCGCTTCGGCGACGTCGTGCCGAACCATGTCGTGACCGCGGATCCGCACCGGTTCCCGGCGCCGTTCGACACGCATGCCGCCGCGCTCGGCGGACGCTCCATGCTGGTGCGCAAGGCCGATCGCTTCCCGGTCGAGTGCGTTGTGCGCGGCTACCTGGCCGGGTCCGGCTTCAAGTCGTACCGCGCCACGGGCGCGATCTGCGGACAGCCGCTGCCTGCCGGACTGAAGCTGGCCGACCGGTTGCCCCACCCGTTGTTCACGCCGACCACCAAGGCCGACGAGGGGCACGACCTCGACATGACGTTTGCCGAGGTCGAAGACGCGGTGGGCGCCGTACAAGCGAAGGCCCTTCGCGACCTGACGTTGCGGCTGTACGGTGAGGGCGCGGACTTCGCGCGCGGCCGCGGCGTCGTGCTGGCGGACACGAAGTTCGAGTTCGGGCTGATCGACGGGCGCGTGGCCCTCATCGACGAGGTGATGACGCCGGACTCGAGCCGGTTCTGGCCGGCCGGCGAAGTGGTGCCGGGCCAGGAGCCGCCCAGCTGGGACAAGCAGATCCTGCGCAATCACCTCGAGACGCTGACGTGGGACAAGGCGCCGCCGCCGCCGCCGCTGCCGCAGGATGTGCTCGCGCGCACGGCGCAGCGCTATCGCGAAGTGCTGGAAATCCTGTTCCCGGAGGAGGCTGCTGCATGGCAGGCATACCTGTGA
- a CDS encoding DNA internalization-related competence protein ComEC/Rec2, with the protein MAWASLHLGGVVVGGALPGPAPALLAAAPESWGRVTMLTPLLACGTGPGGALLAGAATFGLAGAWGWGEATARVARVDAVAPDPWSPAVAVRHDGAALLRISGWSSPAAGGRWRAPARVLHFRMPGSATASPCAAQPGDGVMLTGKGPAPPIGSLVACQLSLGRPRGAGIEGAFDYRRHLAGRRLAWTGRVDSVTVIVPTGASDIAGVVGRRWLDPLQRALTRTLSLVLPPRESSLGASVLLGARDADSRRTSQPFADLGLAHLFAVSGLHVGILLGLVLAPARAAGLGPLAAALPVFILLPPYAVLTGLPGSVIRAAGLGTLALLAPCLGRRFDPLRGLGVIYAATVAWEPTAALDIGLRLSYLAAGGILATSRATGGLRFCRRRPWAWLGSGLGVTLAAQWFTLPLAAQAFGRISLLAPAANLVAVPLFGSAVWMTVLGLALAPVWLPAGQACGAFAWLQFRLLAASVAWTAARAEAWDLGLPAMAPWQLGAWLMLGIALLWTLAALRRAGRPGRSLLVLGLSAPLGLMLVVAPSRVPGGRGEVVLTQFDVGQGDCGLLEFPDGWAVLLDTAGVYGGRGATEGPFEREVLPWLHRRGRDGFDAIVLTHGHRDHTGGAAAAAAKLAVARWYCGGKAAAVLAGVVDPSLVTERPDTVTLHRWGRWEVTLVAAPVPEGGTADENDRSLVLLLYLGRDLRLVWSGDLEEPGEERLLAAHPHLASTDVWKAGHHGSDTSGGKPWLSRLRPGLVLVSCGVGNRYRHPSHGPYVVGGDTLALRRSDLHGTVTVRWDGRGQMRHDSAWHGSAKRPDGCLDTRRWARLPCGRDAVAGHRGCPGAPRHRLAPPHLPPPDAAPGRTRRRVHACPAQHARPGPAARSRGEGARHLRPR; encoded by the coding sequence GTGGCCTGGGCTTCGCTGCATCTGGGCGGGGTGGTCGTCGGCGGTGCCCTGCCCGGCCCCGCGCCGGCTCTGCTCGCCGCAGCGCCGGAGAGCTGGGGACGGGTCACGATGTTGACACCCCTGCTGGCCTGCGGCACGGGGCCGGGCGGTGCGTTGCTGGCCGGCGCGGCCACCTTCGGCCTGGCCGGCGCCTGGGGATGGGGCGAAGCGACGGCACGAGTTGCGCGTGTCGACGCGGTCGCTCCCGACCCGTGGTCGCCGGCAGTCGCGGTGCGCCACGACGGGGCGGCGCTGTTGCGCATCAGCGGGTGGTCGTCACCGGCTGCGGGCGGACGCTGGCGTGCGCCGGCGCGGGTGCTGCACTTTCGCATGCCCGGCTCCGCGACAGCTTCACCGTGCGCGGCGCAGCCCGGCGACGGTGTCATGTTGACCGGGAAAGGCCCTGCGCCCCCGATCGGGAGCCTGGTTGCCTGTCAACTGAGTCTCGGCCGGCCGCGCGGCGCCGGCATCGAGGGCGCGTTCGACTACCGTCGTCATCTGGCGGGGCGCCGGCTCGCGTGGACGGGACGTGTCGACTCCGTCACCGTCATTGTGCCGACGGGAGCGAGCGACATCGCCGGCGTGGTGGGACGTCGCTGGCTCGATCCCCTGCAACGGGCGTTGACGCGCACGCTCTCGCTCGTGCTCCCGCCGCGTGAAAGTTCGCTGGGGGCCTCGGTGCTGCTGGGCGCCCGCGATGCCGACAGTCGTCGCACAAGCCAGCCGTTCGCCGACCTCGGGCTGGCGCACCTGTTTGCCGTCAGCGGCCTGCACGTCGGCATCCTGCTGGGCCTGGTCCTGGCACCCGCACGCGCTGCAGGCCTGGGACCGCTCGCCGCCGCACTGCCGGTCTTCATCCTGCTGCCGCCGTACGCGGTCCTCACGGGGCTGCCGGGCTCGGTGATCCGCGCCGCCGGACTCGGCACGCTCGCGCTGCTGGCGCCGTGCCTCGGTCGGCGCTTCGATCCGTTGCGCGGGCTCGGCGTCATCTACGCCGCGACCGTGGCCTGGGAGCCGACGGCGGCCCTCGACATCGGGTTGCGGCTCTCGTACCTGGCAGCGGGCGGCATCCTCGCCACCAGTCGCGCCACGGGCGGCCTGCGCTTCTGCCGGCGTCGACCATGGGCGTGGCTCGGCAGCGGCCTGGGCGTCACCCTGGCGGCGCAGTGGTTCACGCTGCCGCTGGCGGCGCAGGCGTTCGGGCGAATCTCACTGCTGGCGCCGGCGGCCAACCTGGTGGCGGTGCCGTTGTTCGGGTCGGCGGTGTGGATGACCGTGCTCGGGCTGGCCCTGGCCCCGGTGTGGCTGCCCGCGGGACAGGCCTGTGGGGCGTTCGCCTGGCTGCAGTTCCGCCTGCTCGCGGCCTCGGTCGCCTGGACGGCGGCGCGCGCCGAGGCCTGGGACCTGGGCCTGCCGGCAATGGCGCCCTGGCAACTCGGGGCCTGGCTCATGCTCGGCATCGCCCTGCTCTGGACCCTGGCCGCCCTGCGGCGGGCAGGGCGTCCCGGCAGGTCGCTGCTGGTGCTCGGCCTGTCGGCGCCGCTGGGCCTGATGCTGGTGGTCGCACCATCGCGCGTGCCCGGCGGGCGGGGCGAAGTCGTGCTGACGCAATTCGACGTCGGCCAGGGGGACTGCGGCCTGCTTGAGTTCCCGGACGGCTGGGCGGTCCTGCTCGATACCGCCGGTGTCTATGGTGGACGCGGAGCCACCGAGGGACCGTTCGAACGCGAGGTGCTGCCGTGGCTGCATCGGCGGGGTCGTGACGGTTTCGACGCCATCGTCCTGACCCACGGCCATCGCGACCATACGGGCGGGGCTGCCGCAGCGGCCGCGAAGCTGGCAGTCGCGCGCTGGTATTGCGGAGGCAAGGCGGCTGCGGTGCTGGCCGGTGTGGTGGATCCGTCGCTGGTCACCGAACGGCCCGACACGGTCACCCTGCATCGCTGGGGCCGGTGGGAGGTGACACTCGTCGCCGCTCCGGTTCCGGAAGGCGGCACGGCGGACGAGAACGACCGGTCGCTGGTCCTGCTGCTCTACCTGGGGCGGGACCTGCGCTTGGTCTGGAGCGGCGACCTCGAGGAGCCGGGCGAAGAGCGGCTGCTGGCCGCCCATCCGCACCTGGCGTCCACCGACGTCTGGAAGGCCGGACACCACGGCAGTGATACTTCGGGCGGCAAGCCTTGGCTGTCGCGCCTGCGGCCCGGGCTGGTCCTGGTCAGCTGCGGGGTCGGGAACCGGTACCGGCACCCGAGCCACGGGCCCTATGTGGTGGGCGGGGACACCCTGGCCCTGCGCCGGTCCGACCTCCACGGGACGGTCACGGTACGCTGGGACGGCCGGGGCCAAATGCGCCACGACAGCGCCTGGCACGGGTCCGCCAAACGTCCGGATGGCTGCCTTGACACCCGGCGGTGGGCCCGCCTACCATGCGGGCGCGACGCCGTCGCCGGTCATCGGGGTTGCCCGGGCGCGCCGCGGCACCGGTTGGCGCCACCGCACTTGCCGCCACCGGACGCCGCTCCGGGGCGAACCCGGAGGAGAGTCCATGCCTGCCCTGCGCAGCACGCGCGACCTGGGCCTGCGGCCCGATCACGAGGGGAAGGTGCGCGACATCTTCGACCTCGGTGA